The genomic stretch GACCAGCGGCCCGAAGGTGGTCCCGTCACCGTCGCCGTACGTCATGCAGAAGCAACTGTCGTCCCAGAAGGCGTTGTTGTAGTTGCTGCCGTAGTGGACGCGGTTGTACGAGCCCTTGCCGTCGCCGCCGATGCCGTTGCGGCCCTGGACGTTCTTGTAGTAGTCCCAGGTCTCGTCGGTGCCGTACTGGGCGTCGACGGCGGCCGAGGCGCGGTCGGCGGTGGTGCCGCTGCCCCAGTGGTTGTCGGCGTCCGTGAACAGCACCGCGGGGGCCCGGCTGATGCAGATGCTCAGGATGCACGCGTCGGTCTGGCCCTGTGCGTCCCCGGTGTAGGTGTTGCCGCGCGTCGGGTCTTTGAGCTGGTACGACGATCCCGACGGGGTCGTCTGAAGCGGCACCGTCCCGCTGTAGAGCGACTTGCCGTCGCCGGCGGCGGTCTCGATGCTGTCCCAGGCGTCGATCTGGGCGCCGGTGCGGGCGTCGGTCAGCACGGTCCGGGCGACCGGGTTGCCGAGCGAGTCCAGGCCGACCGCATTGGTGCGCCAGGCGAGCCTGGGGGTGCCGTGCAGGGCGTCGACGATCAGCTCGGGCTTGGCCTTGACCTGCTTCAGCACGGTGCCGAGGTTCGCGGCGCGCAGGGCGTTCACGGCGAGGCCGGCGGCCTCGGGGCTCGCGATCTTCGGGACGATCGAGGCGAGGGATATCGGGGCCCGGGTGGACCGGTCCGCGCTGCGGTAGGCGCCGTCCGGGGCCAGATGGACCACGAAGTCACCGCCCAGCACTGGCAGTTGGTGGTAGGTGCGGTCGTAGCGGACGTGCTGGGTGCCGTCCTTGTCCACGATCACGTCGCGGACGCTGGTGTTCTCGGCCGAGGTCAGGCCCAGGCTCGCGGCATGGGCCAGGAGTGCCGCCGCCGCGTTCTCGATCGCGGTGGCCCGGGACGGTCTCGTGTCCGCGTGGGCGGCGGGGGAGAGGGCTGCGGTCAGCAGGGTCGCGGTGGTGACGGCGACGCCGGCGGTGGTGCTGAGACGACGGGATATTCGGACCTGCGGCCGTATCCGGCTCATCTGTCTCCTCGGGGTGGCGCCGAACGGGGGCGTGGGGGCGGCGCCGAACGGGGGTGGGGAAGGGGGAATGGGGCTGATGCCTGCAGAGATTTAAGAGGTCATGACATTTGATGTCCATAGACCCTTCATGGAGATGTGTGAGGGGGCGGGGGAGGCGCTGCACCGGACGCACTTCACGTGAATGTAGTGTTCATGACAATTCTGAGGAGGGGTGGGCGCCAGGGCCGCCGCGGCCGGGGGGTGCGCGGTGAGGGGGCGAGCGGGCCGGCTAGGTCGACACGAGATCCCTGATGAGCTGCGTCATCTGTGCGGACGGGGCGACCCCCAGTTCCCTGCGGAGCAGCGCCCGGTAGTCCTCGTAGCGCTTGACCGCGCAGGCGAGGTTGCCTTCGGCGGCGTGCACGTCGATCACGATGCGGTGGCCGGTTTCGCGGATCGGGTCGATCTCGATGGCTGCCAGCGCGGTCTGGAGCGCGGGTAAGTAGTGCCCCGCTGAGCGGAATTGCTGGGCCAGACTTTCGAGGGCGTGCTGGCGCAGCTGGTTCCAGCGGTCGCGCTCCGTCGTCAGCCATTCATCAGGCCAGCCGGGCAGCAGCTCCCTGGACAGTTCCTCGATCAACGGCTCGAAGTCATCGGGGAGTTCGCTCAGACCCGAGATGATCTGCCGAGCCGCCGCCCACGCGGCGCGCAGGTCCACCAGGACCGCCTCGGACAGCCGCAACCGTTGCCCGATGCACTCGACCGCCGGTACGAAGGACGCTCGCCGTGCCTGGCACAGGGCGGAGCGGAGATTCGCAGCCGCTCGGCACGGGGTCGAGTCCGGCCACAGCACCCCGGCGGCCGCAGCTCGGTACACCCCCTCGCGGTTCAGTGCAAGTAGGGCCAGCAGGCGCTGTGTTCCGAGCGGAATCGGGCGCGGTCCTTCGCCGCAGGCGAACTCGAAAGCTTGAAGTAGTTGCAGGTTTGGACCAGTCCCAGAAGACACATTCACCACTGTTCCCAGAAGACACATTCACCACTTTGCAACGGGCATATGCGTCGTGCATCTGCACATCCGCTCATGGGGTCGACCGGCCGCATCCGGCCGCGGCTGGCGCCACCATCGTTTCACCCCGCCCCGCACGCCCCTGACGTGCGCAAAGAACGCACCGCGAACGCATCGGCAACGCCCGCGGAGCAGGGCCGCGGCGCTCCGGGGACACCTGCGCCACATGCCCCTCCGAGGCTGGGTCCAGCAGCCGCCGCAGCAGAGCGGTGGCCCGGTTCGAAGGGCTATGGGATGGAAGCGCGTTCGATCCTCGGGGACCCCGCCGTCGTCGGCGGCCTCCTGGGTGATCCGCGTGTGTGCGTGGCGGTGCTCGACGGTCCGGTGGACCTCGGCCACCCCTGCTTCGCCGGTGCCGACGTCCGTGTCCTGCCCACCCTGGTGCGGGACCCGGCAGGCTCGGGTCCGATGGCGTTGCACGGAACCCACGTCACGAGCCTGCTGTTCGGGCAGCCCTCCGGCCCGGTGACGGGCGTCGTACCCCGGTGCCGCGGTCTGCTGCTGCCGGTGTTCCCCGACGACACCCGGACCCGGGTACGCCAACTGGACCTCGCTCGCGCGATCGAGCAGGCGGTCCAGGCCGGGGCGCACATCATCAACATCAGCGGAGGCGAACGCACCCCCGACGGCCTGCCCGACCCGATGCTGGAACGGGCGCTGAAGCTGTGCGACGACCACCGCGTCCTCGTCGTCGCCGCCGTGGGCAACGACGGCTGCGACTGCCTCCAGGCCCCCGCCGCCACCGCATCGGTCCTCGCAGTGGGCGGGTTGGGCGCCGACGGCGCACCCCTGGAGATCAACAACTGGGGGCCGGCCTATCGCGTCAATGGGGTGCTGGCGCCGGGCGAGGGCATCCGGGGCGCCGCCCCGGGCGGCGGCGTCCGCGCCCTGACCGGGAGCAGCTTCGCCACGCCCCTCGTGTCCGGCCTCGCCGCGCTGCTGGTCGCGGACCAACTGCGACAGGGGCTGCCACCGGACCCCAGGGCGGCCGGCCAGGCGATCCTCGCCACGGCCACCGCCACCGCGTGCCGGCCCGACGACGCCCCGCACTGCCGACGTTTCCTCGCCGGAACGGTGTCCGCCCCACGGGCCTTCCGGCTCATCGCGGCCGCACAGCCGCAACCCGCCACGGCACGGCCCGCCGCCGCTGCCGTGGCACCGCAGCCATATGAGGGGGGCGCGTTCGATGGATCCGATGGAGAAGGAGCGAGCGAGATGGACAGTGACCGCCAGTACTGGGACGCAGCACACGGTGCCGCGAGCATGAGCCGTGCCGTACCGGGAGAAGGGCTGCACGCGGCAGCGGGCACGCCTTGGCCGGCCGACGGAGGGATACGGGCGGCAGCGAGCACGCTTCCCCCGCCCGACGGAGGGATGCAGGCGGCAGGGAACACCCTTCCGCCGCCCGACGGCGGCACGACCCCGCCCTCTCCCGCCGCCCCGCCCCAGCCCTCTCCCGCCGCCCCGCCCCCGCCCGCCATTCCGCCCCGGCCCGTCGGGGACCCCGGCGTTCTCGCCTCGTGCGCCTGCGGATGCGGAGGGGGGCCGGGCTGTTCGGAAGCAGACGGCGGCGTGGGACCCGCCGCCGCACAGCCCCCAGCACACACACCGCGGACCCCGGCCCCCGGCGTCGTACCGGCGGACACCGCACCAGCCGGTGCGGTCCCGCCCGCTCATCTTCGGTCCGAGCCCGAAGCCCGGCTCCAGCCCTCGGGCCTTCCGGGCGGGCCCGAGGGCGGAGCCCTCCAGCCGCCGTCCCCCGAACTGCCCGGGCCCGCGAGCCCCCACCCCGCACCCGGCGTGCGCCCAGCGTGCGCCTGCGCGACCGGTACATCCGGCACAGCGCTGGTCTACGCGATCGGCACCGTCGGATTCGACTACACGACCGAAGCCCGTCGGGACAGCTTCCGTCAGGCGATGCCCTTCGTCGACGACGGGCAGGACGACCAGGGACGCCCGCGCACCAAGCAGCCGGACGTCTACGACCCCGCCCAGCTGCGCGACTACCTGATCACGGCCCCCTGGGCGGCGAACAACCTCGCCTGGACCCTGATGGTCGACGGCGCACCGGTCTACGCGCTGGAGGCCGAACCGGCCATCGGCATGGAGTACGGCGAGACCTTCGACGAGGAGCGGGTACGCGGCGCGGCCTCGGACCCCTCCGGCCTGGCGGACCTGCTGGTCGAACTCGCGCGCCCGCCCGTCTCCACGGTCTACCGGACGTTCCGGGACGCCATCGTCGGCGAGGCGCTGAAGCCGGAGGACAAGAACTTCGTCTCCCTCGTGTCCATCCCCGGTGTGCTGACCGACCGCACCACACGCCTGTTCAGCGGACAGGTCGTGCCTGTGGTCGAGGTGAAGAGCCGCGGACTCTACACCTGGAATGAGGCGGCCCTGGTCGAGGACGTCATCGCCACCGTGATGGCCGACAACGCGCGGCGCAACGTCGACCTGAGCGAGGACACGCTCCGCAAGACCGTACGCGCCCTGCTGGACAAGCTCTACTACCAGTTCCGCAACCTCGGGCAGACCGACGCGGACCGGGCCCTGAACTACGCCGGCACCAACGCGTTCCTGCTCACCAGCTCCTTCGCCGACGGGTTGCTGGGTGCGAAGTACGTCCCCGGCGACGAGGACCGCTTCTACTCCCTGGACACCATCACGGTCAGCAAGAGCACGTACTGCCGGGAGAGTTCGGTCTGCTACGACGTCGTGACGACCTTCTTCGACCCGGAGAACGAGCTGCGTTCACGGCTGTCCTTCCTGCAGACGATCGACGTCAGCATCGAGACCCCGGTCAGCGTGGCACCGGTCCACCAGTTCCTGGGCGCCATGTGAGGCCCTACCCGCCCCTAGGAGGCGACGACAGTGTCCAGTACGCACCGACCACCGCGGATCAGACCGCCCATCCCCGCACCGCCCGTGTTCAGGGACGGGCCCATGGAACTCCCGGGGCACGCCGGCCCCGGAGCGGACGGCGGGGCCCGGGCAGCGGGTGACCGCTGCGGGCACCTGTCCGGCACAGCGCGGCAGATGTGTTACTCCGCGCGCTACGGCATCCGGGTCTGAACGATCCGGGTAGGAAAGAAGACAGAGAGGAGCAAGGCCATGAGGGACCGCATCTCGCGAGAGGCGGACGGGCTCAGGGCCGCCGCGCTGCGCATGCCGCAGCAGGCGCCCCCGGTCGACCGGACCGCCGCCGGGGCTGCCGCCTACGCCCACGACAGGGGCGACGGCGTCCAGCCGAACGGACTCCTGAGCTGGCTCGGCCAGCAGGCGGACAACGTCGTCGGCAACGTCCTGCCGTTCTGACACCGCCACCGCGCAGGCGGGCGCGGCTGCCCATCACGTCCGCCTGCGCGCCCCCTTATCCGTAACGGACGAAAGGCCGTGCCATGCGCCTCAACCTCCCACCCCAGGCGGCGATCGACCGGAAGCGGGACCGCTACCACCCTTATCTGCTCAGCTACGTCCTCACGGACGACTCGTCCGGCGACTCCTCCGACAATTCGCCTGGCGGCTCGTCCGGCAACTCGTCCCGGGCTCCGGGGGCGGTGCGCACCGTCACCCCACGGGACAGCCTGCTGCCGCCCGGCGGCCCGGCTCGCGACAGTAACGCGTTCGTGCTCGAGGTCCAGCCCGGCGGTCTCTTCGGCCACGACCCCGGCGACCCCGCCCCCCTGTGCCGCTCCACCCGCGGCGGCTGTCCCCCGTCCCGCCGCTGACCCGGCCGCCGCCCGAGAGGGGACACCATGCCCGCCCTGCGCACGGCCATCGCCTGGCCCAACGACAAGACGTACCTCTTTTTCGACGACGACACCTACACCCGCTACGACACGGTCACCGGCTCCCTCGAACAGGGCGGGCTGAGCGTCCCCGCGCAGTGGACCGGTCTCCCCCGGTCACCCGGCGCGTTCGTGTGGTGGGGCGCGGGCAAGGCCTACGCGTTCACCGGCGGCACCTACGTCCGCTACGACGAGCCCGGCGACCGGGCCGACCCCGACTACCTGCCCCCCAACCCGCCCTTCACGGTGGCCGGGAACTGGCCCGGGCTGCCCGCCGCCTGGCAGCCGGGTTTCGACACGGCGGTGAACTGGGGCACGGGCAAGCTGTACTTCTTCAAGGGCGACTCCTACCTGCGCTACGACATCACCGCCGACCGTGCCGACGACGGCTACCCCCTCCCGATCTCCGGCAACTGGCCCGGCCTCTTCCCTCAGGACCTCACCGCCGCCGTGTACTCCGGCGGCCGGCACGCGTACTTCTTCCGCGGCGACGACTACCAGCGGTACGACGTCGATGCGGACACCGTGGACGACAGCGGCACCCTGGCGACCCTGCACCTCGACCCGGCCCCCGGCGGCGGCGTACAGCCGGCCCGGCTGCTGACCCCGGAGCAGGCGGGCCGGCTGACGACCGACCTGATCGCCCGCGGCGTCCTGACCCTCCAGGGCGGAGGGACACCGGCTGTGGGCCAACGGGTCGCGGTCCAGCCGCCCACCCTCGGCCCGGTCCGCTACACCAACGCCCTCAATCCCGCGGCCGGCTTCTTCGACAACGTCGACCAGCGGATGCTCATCGCCCTGTACCGCCTGACCCGCTGGATCGACGCCTCGGCCCCGGACGTGACCGAGCTGCGCCATCTCGGCATCGGCCACGGCAACGGCCCGCCCAACGACTGCCACAACCAGGGCCGCGCTCTGGATCTCTCGGGCATCGCCGGCACCTTGGACGGCACCCCCTTCACCAAGTCGATCCTCCAGGACTGGGGCAACCTGCCGCCCCGGCCCGGCAGCGCCGTACGCATCGCCCCGTCCGTCGACGCCCTGGCCTACCAGCTGTTCTCCACGGCCTACCGCTTCGCCGTCCACGAGTGCGAGGCCAACGGCATCGGCACCGGAAACAAGTGGCCCATGCCCCCGCTCGGCGACAGCGGCTTCGTCATCTACCCCGACTACGGCGGCGACCCCGCGCTGCGGCAGGCGCACCAGAACCACATCCATATGCAGGTCGGCAAGACGAGAGCCTGATCACGAGGGAGGTCCGGGGTCCCGCACAATCGGAGCGTGAACCCGCGAGAGCCGAGGGGGCCCGAGGGCCCGCTGCCCTTCTTCGTCTACGGCACGCTCCGCCCCGGCGAGGCGAACCACGACCTGTTCCTGCGAGGCCGCACCGCGGCGGAGGAAGGGGCCCGCCTGCCCGGCGCGGCGCTCTACGACGGCCCCGGCTTTCCGTACGCCGTCGAGGAGCCCGGTCGAGCGGTCGTCAGCGGGGAACTGGTCACCGCGCTGCCCGAGGCTCATGACCAGTTGCTCGCCGAGCTGGACCAGCTGGAGGAGTACGTGCCCGGCGACCCACGCAACCTCTACGAGCGTGTCGCCCGGGACGTCGTACGCACCGCCGACGGCACCCCCGTCCGGGCCTGGGTCTACCTGGCCGCCCCACGCATGGCCGACCGCCTACGCGCCCGTGGCACGCGCATCGAGAGCGGCGACTGGGCGGCCCGGCGCTGAGTCAGCTCAGCAGTGGCAGCCCCTCGGGTACGGCGATCCCGAACTCCTCCGCCGCGACGCGCCGAGCCTCCGCCTCGTTCGTCAGTTTGCGCTCGGCCACCGTGCCGTCGGCGCGGGTCTCGGTCAACAGGCTGCCGTCCAGGGACAGATGACGCCCGGCGGTGGTGCGCTGCAGAAAGGCGCGCTGGGTGAACGGAGAGCGCGGGTTGGTGCTGACGTACCAGTTGAACACCTCGAAGTCCCGCGCGGTGAACGGCTCCAGTGTGAAGGCGTACTGCCCGGCCCACTCCCGCTCCCGCCGGTCGTACGCCTGCAATTCCCACAGCTCCAGCGGGCCCTGGTGCGGCAGCGGCATCAGCCGGTGCCGGCGTCCGCCGCCCTCGGGCTCGACGCCGGTCACCAGCGGCACCGGCGCCAGCAGCGCCCCGATCGAACCGAAGCCGACGTCCGCGAGATACGGTTCCGGCTCGCCCGGCACCGTGACCCGCAGCATCGCATGGGTCCGCGGCCGGCTCTCCGGGGTTGCCGCGCCCAGCACCACCCGCCCGGCCAGCGGCGTCACCGGGAACCCCAGCGCCTCCAGAGCCAGCCGGAGCAGTGTGTTGTGCTCGTAGCAGTAACCGCCGCGCCTGCCGTGGACCATCTTGGCCAGCAGATCCGCCGGGGCGAGCGAGGGAGCCCGCCCGGACAGGGCGTCCAGGTTCTCGAAGGGCACGGACAGCGCGTGCGCCAGATGGACACCCCGCAGCGTCTCCAGGCCCGCACGCCGGCCGCCCCGCCAACCGATGCGGTCCAGATAGGCGTCGAGGTCGAACTGCTCAGACTGCTCAGAATCAGACATGCTCCGAACCTACGCGCCCACCCCGCGCACCGCCGCGGCCCCCGGACCGGTCCGCGCTACTCCGGTGGCCCTACGACCTCCACCCGCACCGCGCACGACTTGAACTCCGGCATGCGGGACGTCGGGTCGAGGGCCGGGTTGGTGAGGGTGTTGGCGCGGCCCTCGCCCGGCCAGTGGAACGGCATGAAGACCGTGTCCGGGCGGATGGCGGAGCTGATCCGGGCGGGCGCGGTGGCCCGGCCCCGGCGGGATGTCACGGTCACCGGGTCGCCCTCGGCCGCGCCGATACGGGCCGCGAGGCGCGGGTGCAGCTCCACGAACGGGCCGGGCGCGGCCGCGTTCAGTTCGGCGACCCGGCGCGTCTGCGCCCCCGACTGGTACTGCGCCACGACCCGGCCGGTGGTCAGCAGCAGCGGATAGTCGGCGTCCGGCTCCTCCGCCGTCGCCCGATGGGCCACGGCGGCGAAGCGGGCCCGGCCGTCGGGCGTCGCGAAGCGGTCCAGGAAGAGGCGGGGCGTGCCCGGGTGGGCCACCTCGTCCGTGCTCTCCGGGCACGGCCAGAACACCCCGGTCTCCTCCGCCAGCCGGCGGTAGGTGATCCCGGAGTAGTCCGCGGGGCCGCCCGCGCTGGCCCGGCGCAGCTCCTCGAAGACCTCCTCGGGGTCGGTCGGGAAGCCCTTCTCGACGCCGAGGCGGGCGGACAGCTCGTGCAGGACGTACAGGTCACCGCGGACCCCGGGCGGCGGAGCGACCGCCGGCCGGCGCAGCAGGACCCTGCCCTCCAGGCTGGTCGTCGTGCCGGTCTCCTCCGCCCACTGGGTGACCGGCAGCACGACGTCCGCCAGCTCCGCCGTCTCCGAGAGGACGACGTCGGCCACCGCCAGGAAGTCCAGCGAGCGCAGCCGCTCCTCGACATGCGCCGCGCGGGGCGCCGACACCACCGGGTTGGAGCCCATCAGCAGCAGCGCCCGGATGTCCGTGCCGAGGGCGTCGAGGAGCTCGTACGCGCTGCGGCCGGGCCCGGGGAGCGCATCCGGGTCCACGCCCCACACCCCGGCCACGTGCGCCCGCGCCTCCGGGTCGTCCAGCTTGCGGTAGCCGGGCAACTGGTCGGCCTTCTGGCCGTGTTCGCGGCCGCCCTGCCCGTTGCCCTGCCCGGTCAGACAGCCGTACCCGGACAGCGGCCGGCCCGCGCGGCCGGTCGCCAGGCACAGGTTGATCCACGCGCCCACCGTGTCCGTGCCCTTGGACTGCTGCTCCGGGCCGCGCGCGGTGAGCACCATCGCCGACTCGGGCGCACAGAACAGCCGTACCGCCTCCCGGAGCTGGGGAACGGACACCCCCGTGATCCGCTCCACCTGCTCCGGCCAGAGCGCCATCGCCGCCGCCCGGGCCTCCTCCCAGCCCGTCGTCCGCTCCCGTATGTACTCCTCGTCCGTCCGCCCCTCGGCCACCACCAGGTGCAACAGACCCAGGGCGAGCGCGAGATCGGTGCCGGGGCGCGGCGCCAGATGCAGGTCCGCCTGCTCGGCCGTCCTCGTCCGGCGCGGGTCGACGACGATCAACGTGCCGCCGTTCTCCCGCAGTTCGCTGAAGAACCGCAGAGACGGCGGCATGGTCTCGGCGAGATTGGAGCCCACGAGGATCACACACCCCGTCCGCGGGATGTCCTCCAGCGGGAACGGCAGCCCCCGGTCCAGACCGAACGCCCGCGTCCCGGCCGCCGCGGCCGACGACATGCAGAAACGGCCGTTGTAGTCGATCTGCGAGGTGCCCAGCGCCACCCGCGCGAACTTGCCGAGCGCGTACGCCTTCTCGTTGGTGAGCCCGCCCCCGCCGAACACGCCCAGCGCGTCGGCGCCGTACGCCTCCCGCGTACTCCCGAGCCGCTCGGCGAGCAGGTCCAGCGCCGCCGCCCAGCTCGTCTCGACCAGCCGGCCACCGGACCGCACCAGCGGCGAGGTCAGCCGCACCGCCGGTGACAGCACCGCGGCCGCCGTCCGGCCCTTGCCGCACAGCGCACCCCGGTTCACCGGGAAGTCCGGCCGCTCGGCGACCTCGACGCCCCCCGCCGCCAGGGGCGTGAGGTTCATTCCGCACTGCAGGGCGCAGTACGGGCAGTGGGTGGGCGTCGAGGCGATCGTGTCCATACCGCCAGCGTGCGTCGACCGTGTTACGACCCTCGACCGCTCCCGGTTACACGCCCGACACGGCGACCTCCCCGCGCCGCCCCGCCCGCGGTGAGGGGACGTGCCGGGTGGCGACGGTCACCGCCCGGCGGCCAGCGCCCGCGCCACCCCCGGCTCCTTCGGCCCGAGGAACGCCGGATCCGGACGGAACACCGCGTCCAGTACCGCCTTGCCCGCCGCGAACACCTCGCGCGTCCCGCCGTAGTACCAGGTCACGTCATGTTTCGCGTCGACCCCGACCCCGTACGAGTCCACCCCCGCCGCCCGGCACAGCGCCACCGCCCGCCGGATGTGGAAACCCTGGCTGACCAGCACGGCCCGGTCCACGCCGAAGATCTTCCTGGCCCGCACACAGGAGTCCCAGGTGTCGAACCCGGCGTAGTCGCTGACGATCCGCCGCTCCGGCACCCCGTGCTTCGTCAGGTAAGCGCGCATGGCATCGGGCTCGTCGTAGTCCTTGCGGCTGTTGTCCCCGGTGACCAGGACGACCTCGACCCGCCCCGCCCGGTACAGCTTCGCCGCCGCGTCCAGCCGGTTCGCGAGATACGGCGACGGCTCCCCGTTCCACAGCCCGGCCCCGAACACCACGGCGACCTGAGCGCGCGGCGCGTCCGCCGTCGTCCGCAGCCGGTCCGCCGTGGACACGAACAGCCAGGTCACCGGCAGCAGCGCCAGCACACACCCGGCCATCACGGCCTGTACCAGCCGCCGCTGCCCCTGACGGGTGCGCGGCGGCCGCGGTCGACGGATCTTCATACGGTCCCCCCGCAATACGGTCCCCCGGAATCGGCTGTCGACCCTCAAGGACGTCCTCGACGCCGCTCCGGTTCGCTCACATCGTCCATGTGTACGACGTGAACCCGTGGAAAACGCTCGTGACGGCCCGGCAACGGCCATGCAACGTGACCCCGGCAGGATCGTTCCATGACGGCGTCGCATCCTCCCCGCCCCGAGTCCCTCGTCCCCCTCGACAGTACGGCGCACCTCATGAACAGCATCGGCAACGAGCTGGCCGGACAGCTGCGGCTCGTCTCCCCGCTCGGCGGCCGCCGCCCGGCCCGGCCCGCCCTCGTCCTGGTCGCCCACGGCAGCCGCGACCCCCGCGCGCTGCAGACCGTACGAACCCTGCGGGACCGCATAGGCGAGCTGCGCCCCGGCCTCCCCGTCCACCTCGGCCACATCGAACTGAACGCGCCCCTGCTCCCGGACACCCTCGCCGCCCTGGGCGACACCCCCGCCGTCCTGGTCCCGCTGCTCCTCTCCCGCGGCTACCACGTCAAGCAGGACATCCCCGCGATGGCCGCCACGGCACAGGCACGCGCACGCACGGCACCCCCACTCGGCCCGCACCCCCTCCTGGCGGAGGCCCTGTACGACCGCCTGCTGGAGGCCGGCTGGCCGAGCCGCATGGACGACCGCGCACGGCGGTCGAGCGCGATCGTCCTGGCCGCGGCCGGCTCCCGCGACCCCGACTCGGCAACGGACACCCGTGCCATGGCCCGCCTCCTCGCAGCCCGCCTCGGCGTCCCGGTGATCCCCGCCTACGCCTCGGCGGCGAGCCCGAACGTCCCGGCGGCCGTACGGGCGCTGGCGGCACGCGGCCGGCACCGGGTGGCGATCGCCTCGTACTTCACGGCCCCGGGCCGTTTCGCGACCCAGTGCGCGGAGGCGGCGCCATGGATCGCCGCGGATCCCCTGGGCGCCCACCCGGCGATGGCGCGCTTGATCATCAACCGCTACGAGGAGAGCCTTGCAACACGGGCGAGGGAGGCTGCCTAGGGGCGCGGGGCTGTATCGGTCTGCGGCTCCGCCGCGATGGGGGTCCCCCCGGGTTTGAGCGAAGCCGAGAACTTGGGGGAGCGACAAGCCACAACGCACCCGCAGCCGCCCGAAAACGGAACTCGGCAGACGACTGGGCATACTGTCGAGGAATGGAAGGCATCGCACTCAGCTACGACCCAGCCGCACTGGAACGTTACGCCCCCGAGCCGGACAAACGCCCCGGCCGCACCGCCTTCCAACGCGACCGCGCCCGCATCCTCCACTCCGCCGCCCTACGCCGCCTCGCGGGCAAAACACAGGTGGTCACCCCGGGAACCCGCAGCCAGGTCTGGGACGCCAGCCCCAGGACAAGGCTCACCCACTCCCTGGAGTGCGCCCAAGTCGGCCGGGAGCTGGGCGCGGCCCTCGGCTGTGACCCCGACCTCGTCGAAGCCGCCTGCCTGGCCCACGACCTCGGACACCCCCCTTTCGGCCACAACGGCGAACAGGCCCTGAACGCCTTCGCGGACGACTGCGGCGGCTTCGAGGGCAACGCCCAGTCCCTCAGACTCCTCACCCGCATCGAGCCCAAACGGTTCACCCCGGAGGGCTCCGTCGGCCTCAACCTCACCCGCGCCGCCCTCGACGCCGCCACCAAGTACCCCTGGCCGCGCGGCGCCCACCCCACCGACCCGGCTTCGCGCAAGTTCGGCGTCTACGAGGACGACCGCCCGGTGTTCGACTGGGTCAGAGCGCACGCCCCCGGCACCCGCACCTGCTTCGAGGCCCAGGTGATGGACTGGTCGGACGACGTGGCGTACTCGGTGCACGACGTCGAGGACGGCCTGCACGCCGGGCACATCGACCCCAACTGCCTGCACGCCGAGCCCGAGCGGCAGGAGGTGTTCCGGGTCGCCATCGGCCGGTACGTCCCCGCCGGCACCGACCCGGCCGAACTCTCCGCCGCCCTCGACCGGCTCCAGGACGAGGAGTGGTGGCCGCACGGCTACGACGGCACGGCGGTCGCCCAGGCCCGCCTGAAGGACGCCACCAGTCAGCTCATCGGCCGGTTCTGCCTGGCCGCCGAGGGCGCCACACGCGCCGCGTACGGCAGCGGCCGGCTCACCCGCTACGGCGCCGAACTCGTCGTACCCCGCGAGGCCCGTATGGAGTGTGCCGTGCTGAAGGCGGTCGCGGACCGGTATGTGATGCAGCGCGCCGAGCAGGAACGGCTGCGCGCGGACCAGCGGGTGATCGTGGCGGAGCTGGCCGAGGCGCTGACCGCTCGCGCGCCGGACGGCCTCGACCCGCAGTTTCGGGCACTGTTCTACGGGGCAGGCGACGACCACACGCGCAAGCGGGTGATCGTCGACCAGATCGCCTCCCTCACCGACGCCTCCGCTCGCTCGCTCCACGCGAGACTTACGGGGCATATGTGAGAGGAACGTGACCGGCGGTGGCCTGATCGGGTCACTCCCTCTTCCCGCAGCACGT from Streptomyces roseochromogenus subsp. oscitans DS 12.976 encodes the following:
- a CDS encoding deoxyguanosinetriphosphate triphosphohydrolase, producing the protein MEGIALSYDPAALERYAPEPDKRPGRTAFQRDRARILHSAALRRLAGKTQVVTPGTRSQVWDASPRTRLTHSLECAQVGRELGAALGCDPDLVEAACLAHDLGHPPFGHNGEQALNAFADDCGGFEGNAQSLRLLTRIEPKRFTPEGSVGLNLTRAALDAATKYPWPRGAHPTDPASRKFGVYEDDRPVFDWVRAHAPGTRTCFEAQVMDWSDDVAYSVHDVEDGLHAGHIDPNCLHAEPERQEVFRVAIGRYVPAGTDPAELSAALDRLQDEEWWPHGYDGTAVAQARLKDATSQLIGRFCLAAEGATRAAYGSGRLTRYGAELVVPREARMECAVLKAVADRYVMQRAEQERLRADQRVIVAELAEALTARAPDGLDPQFRALFYGAGDDHTRKRVIVDQIASLTDASARSLHARLTGHM